The sequence AGCCCGCCCTCTCGCCCGACGACGAGACTGCCGGCGAGGCGGCGAGCGGCGACGACGCCCCACGCGATGACGCAAGTTCCACAGCCACGGCGGTAGCTGAGCCCCCCGCCCCCACCGCGCGCTACGATGCGGACGCCCAGGCGCGCATCGAAAAGGAATGGCCACGCATCGTGCAGTCGGCCACGCAGGGGCACATTGCCGTTCGATCGGTGCTCAAAAACGTAGCGCCCGGCGCACTCTCCAACGGCGTGCTGACGCTTACGGTGGAGGACGACCTGCAGCGGCGCACCGTCCGCGAGCAGCAGCAGGCCCTGTTGACCGCCATCGCCGAGGAAACGGATGTGGATGTGAAGCGGCTGAACCCGGAGGTGCACACCGCCCCCGCCGACACCTCGGCTGCCACGCCCGACGCGTTCCTCTCGCCCATCAAACGGCTCGAAAAATTGCGGCCCACGTACGACGCCCTCGACGCCCTCTTTGAAGGCTTCGACCTCGAATCGGCCTGGTAGCGCATGCCCGCCTCCGTTAACCCGCGCACCGCGGGCGGGCTGCCCCGTCAATGCCTAACGATGGGTTCACATCGTTTCGCCCGTGGGAGCGGATCGGCAGGAGCACTTCCTCGTACACTACCCGCTTGTACGCACACAATTTCTTAAGCCCTACCCCTTTTATGTCCAACGGAATGGATATGTCGAAGATGTTTGGCCAAATGATGGACATGCAGAAAAAGATGTCCGAGGCCAAGGAATCGCTTGGTAAGAAAACGACCACCGCGGAAGCCGGCGGCGGCATGGTGAAGGTTACCGCCAACGGCAACCAGGAAGTCACGGCCATCGAGATTGACCCCGATGCCGTTGATCCTGACGATCTCGAACTGCTCGAAGACCTCATCATCGCGGGCGTGAACAAGGCGTTGGAAGAAGCCGGCGACCTCGCGCAGGAAGAGATGAAAAAGTCGATGGGCAACATGCTGCCGCCGGGCATGGACCTGAGCCAGCTGGGACTGTAGACCGAACCGCGTTGTGATGGTGTAGGCGCCCCGTCGCGTGTCGCTTCGGGGCCGCTGCGCCGGTATTGCTGATAAGTGGGTGCACTATGCAATTTACATCGGAGTCTGTGGAAGCGCTGGTGGAGCAATTCACCAAGCTCCCCACCATTGGGCAAAAAACGGCACGCCGCCTGGCCAACTACGTGCTCAAGATGCCCGACGATGAGGTGGCGGCGATTGCGCAGGCCCTGCTCGACGTAAAAGAGCGCGTACAGCGGTGTTCAAGGTGCTACGTGGTTGCGGACGCCGATCCGTGCCCCATCTGCCAGTCGGAAGAACGCGACCGTACCACGATTTGCGTTGTGGAAGAGTCGAGCGACCTGCTGGCCATTGAGCGCACCGGCGAATATCGCGGGCTGTACCACGTGCTTGGGGGCGTCATCTCGCCGCTCGACGGCATAGGCCCCGACGACCTGCGCATCCGCGAGCTGGCGCAACGCCTCGATCCGTCGTTTGGCAACGGCACGGCCGAAGAAGAAGCCCCCGCACCGGAAGACCTCGCCATTCAAGAGCTCATTTTGGCGGTGAACCCCAACGTGGAGGGCGACACCACGGCCTACTACATCACGCAACTGCTGGAATCGTTTGACGTCCGCATAACGCGCATTGCCCGCGGCCTGCCCATTGGAGGCGACTTAGAGTACGCCGATGAAGCCACCCTCTCGCGGGCGCTCGAAGGACGCGGCCACGTCTAAGGGCGGTGCTGCGTTCCCCACGTGTTCCTCTCCCCTTCGGAACTGCAACGGTATGAAAATTACAGTCATCGGCGCCGGCTCCATCGGCGCAGCCGTCACCCGTCACCTGTGCGCGCACACCGATGACGTCTCGCAGGTGCAGGTGTGCGATACGCATGCCAGCTCGCTGCAAAAGCTGCACGACCAGACCGACGCGCCGGTGCTGCGGTCGTTTCAGGCCGACGCGCGCGACACCAACGTGATCGACCAGATTATTCGGGGCAGCGACTGCGTGATTAGCTGCGTGCCGCCTGAGCTAAACCCCGAGCTCGCCGAGCTCTGCGTGCACCTTGGCATCAACTTTTGCGACCTGGGCGGCAACGACCAGATTGTGAACCGCGAGCTGGCTCTCGACGAGCAGGCCCGCGAAAAGTCGATATGGGTGGTGCCCAACTGCGGCCTCGCGCCGGGGCTCATCAACGTGTTGTGCATGCGCGGGCTGGCGCAGTTCGACACCCCGCAGGCCGCGCACTTGCGCGTGGGCGACGTGCCCCTGGAGCCGCAGCCCCCGTTCAACTTCCGCATCTCGTGGTCGGCACAGCGCATCCTCGACGACTACACCAATCCTGCGCAGCACCTCCGAGGCGGCACGCTCACCACCGTCGACGCCCTCTCGGGCGCCGAAGACATCACGTTCGATCCGCCGTTTGAAGGGATGCAGGCCTTTTGCACGCAGGGCGGCCTCTCCACGCTGGCCGAGTCGTTGGCCGGCACCATCGAAACGTTTGATCACAAGACGATCCGCTGGCCCGGACACCTCTCGCAGATGCAGTTTGTGCTGGGCCTGGGCCTTGCCGAAGATCGCAAGATTGGCGTCCAAACGCATCTCACGTACCGCGATGTGCTGGTGCGCAAGATGCGCGATCGGCTGGGGGGCGTGTACAAAGACGCCGTGCTCTTGCGCGTGGTGCTCCACGGCGAAAAGGACGGCGCCCCGCACACGCTGGTCTACGAGATGGCTGAGCGCTTCAACGACGACACCCACGAGACGGCCATGATGCGCAGCACAGCCATTCCGGCCATTGCCTCAGCGCTCCTCATCGCAAGGCGCGACGGGGCCGTTACGGGCGGGGGGGCTGGCGTCCTTGAAGATGTGGTACCCCTCGATGCGTTCTACGACATGGTGTGCGAGCAGGGGCTGGGCATCACCGAGCGCTGGCACGAGGGCTTTGTTGACGTGGCCACGGCCCGCCCGATGGAGCAAGCCTAAGCGCTCGACCGAGCCGGGCGGCTTACATGGGCGGCAGCGGCCGCCGATCGGGCGATGCGCTGTGCGGGTTGGCGCCGTGCACGGTGTAGGTGGGGTAAGCGATGGCAATGTTGGGGTGCGTCTCGAAGCGTTCCAGCAGCTCGATGGTTAGGCCATGCCGCAGGTTGCGACGGCCGCGCGTGTGTGTGAGGTGGCGCAGGGTGAGCCGCACGCCATGGTCGACCATGTCGACATACACGTACGGCGTAAGCACGCGGTAGCGCACCAGGTAGTCCCGCGTTACGGCCTGCAGCTGCTCGCGCGCCTCGCGCGTCACATCAGGCAGCAACTCCTCGGCCACTTCTTCGACGATGCCGCGCGCCGCGCGCCAATCGCTCTGAAACGTAACCACGACGCTCACCTCATTCCAGATGAAGTCGAACCCGTCCGTGTAATTCTTAACGGCGTGCACAAAGAGCCAGCTGTTCGGAATGTGCACGATGCGGCCCGTGCTTTGGTCGGCCGCGACCCACTCGCCCACCTCCATGACCGCCGTTTGGAGCGGCCCGATGTCGACAACGTCGCCGCGCACGCCGTTCACCTCGATGCGGTCGCCGTGCGCAAAGGGCACGTGCCACGACAGCCGCACGCCGCCCACAAGGCTCAGCAGTACGTCGCGCAGCGCAACGGCCAGCCCCGCACCAATGATGGTGAGGAGGGTAAACACGCCGCTTGCGCTGGGGGACCACAAGGCAATGGTGAAGACAGCAGCCAGCAGCACCGTGCCCCGCCGCACCCATTTGGCGGCCTGGTAGCGGTGCGTCGCGTCGTGCACGTAGCGCTTAATGAGCCGATGGCCCAGGCGGATGAGTCCGTAGGCCGCCCCCAGCACAGCAGCGGTAACCACCAGCCGGTAGATGAGCGTAGCATTGAGCGGCAGGGTGGAGAGGTCCATGGCCTAAGAGACGTCGGAAGCAGCACGCTGCCCTGAAGGAAAGCGGGCGGCGGGAGAGATGCAACTGCTGGCGTGCGGATATTCTGCACGGGCAATTACTCGTGTACGCACGGCCTGGATGACCGCCCCACGGTAGCAAAAGAGACGGTGGCGCAGCGCAAGCATGACACCGCAATGCGCCCAACCTCCGTCACTCGTTGGGTAGGAACGACCGTGTACGCCCCTGCGCCATCGTGTAGGTTATGCGACGATGAAACAACCGAGGTTGGTTGTCCTCACGCATGTTCTCGTTGCCTCATGGGCCTACCGGCAGGCTGCAAGGCTTTTCTACCTACTAAGCGTGCACACCTGTTCGTATGAACGCACCGTCTCAACATCCACACGACTTTAGTGCTTCGACGCCTGATGAGCGCGTTCGCGTCTTTATCGTGGACGACCACCCCGCCATTCGCGAAGCACTCGCCTCCACCATCACTCGCACCCTTAACTTCCGCCTGATCGGAGAGGCCGGATCTGCGCAGACCGCGCTGGAGCTCCTGCGGCGACGCCCCCCCGACGTGGTCATCGTCGACCTCTCGCTGTCGGACGGCCACGGCTTTGACCTTATCGAGACGCTCCGCAACGAGATGCCCGACGTGCAAGCGCTCGTCTTTTCGATGTACGACGAGACGGTGTACGCCGAACGCGCCATCCGAGCCGGCGCCGCCGGATACGTGATGAAGAATGCCCCCACGCAGGATGTCATTCAGGCCATCGAGACGGTGATGCAGGGCGAGGTGTACCTGAGCCGCCGCATGTCGTCGCGCATCCTCAACAAGGTGATCCATCAAAAGGATTACACCTTAGGGGCCGCCACCGAGCGCCTGACCGACCGCGAAATGACCGTTTTCCAGATGTTGGGTGCCGGGCATAACGTCACCGACATCGCAGACCAGCTGGACTTGAGCCGCAAAACGATTGAGACCTATCGCCGACGGGCCAAGGAAAAACTGGGTTTCGATACCGTCTCCGAGCTGCTGCAGTATGCGGTGCAATGGACGTACGGCCGCGAGGCATCGTCTTCCTCAACCGAGACACATCCGTGAGCGGCCCATTGGCGCGCTCCGTGGTTCGCGGCGCGCGCCTGGCCACCGCCCGGCGCGCCGCCCGCGGACGGTGGACCGCAACGATAGGTCGGTATGCTACTTTTGGCGCATCCCGTCTCCAACTCTGGTAGGGCCTGCACGCACAGGACGGGTGAAAAGGCGCGGTGGGGATGCGCTGCAACCGCACCATGCCTCCTAGGGATGCGCCGTATGCTATGGATCAACTGCCGCACGCCTCCTCCTGAACGTTTTGTTGGTGCTTCTATGCCTTCATCGTCAACATCGCTTACCGCCTCTCATCCGGATGTGGCCGCCTGGCTGACCGGGGGCGATGGCCAATCGGGACTTCCAGCCATGGGATTCGTCCACGATTGGCTGCCTGTGTACGCAGGGGCTGAGCGGGTACTGGAGCAGATGCTTGTGTCGTTCCCATCGGCCGAGCTGTACAGCCTCATCGACTTTCTCCCCCCCGATCAGCGCGACTTCCTGCAAGGGAAGTCGGTACACACCTCGTTCGTTCAACACCTTCCCTTTGCTCGCTCAAAATACCGCTACTACCTTCCGCTGGCCCCGCTGGCCATTGAGCAGTTCGATCTGCGCGCGCACGACGTCATTGTGTCCTCCAGCTATGCAGTCGCCAAAGGCATCCTCACGCAGTCCGATCAGCTGCATATCAGCTATGTGCATAGCCCCATGCGCTACGCCTGGGACCTGCACCACGATTACCTGAAGCAAAACAACCTGACGAGCGGACTACGGGGCTGGGTGGCGCGTGCGCTGCTTCACTACATGCGCCTCTTCGATGCCTGTAGCGCCCCGCGGGTGGATCTTTTTGTGGCGAACTCGCAACACGTAGCACGGCGCATCTGGAAAACGTACCGGCGCCGGGCCCCCGTGCTGTATCCGCCGGTGGATGTGGATGCTTTCTCGCTGCAAACCGACAAGGATGAGTACTACCTCACCCTCTCGCGGCTCGTCCCCTACAAGCGCATCGACCTCATCGTGGAGGCATTTGCCGCGATGCCCGAGAAAGAGCTGATCGTCATCGGCGACGGCCCCGAGGCCCAGCAACTGCGCCAGCTGGCAGGGCCCAATGTATCGTTCTTGGGCTACCAGCCCAACGAAGCCGTGCAGTACTACATGCAGCACGCCCGCGCGTTTGTGTTTGCCGCCGAAGAAGACTTTGGCATCGTGCCGGTGGAGGCTCAAGCCTGCGGCACCCCCGTCATTGCCTACGGACGCGGCGGCGCCCGCGAAACGGTTGTGCCCGGCGAAACCGGCGTGTGGTTCGATCGCCAGACGACCGAAGCCCTGTGCGAGGCCGTCCGCACGTTCGAGAAGCGCCGCGCGTCGTTTGTCCCCGAGCGCATTCGTGCGCACGCCGAGCAGTTCTCCGTTCCTCGCTTTCGGCAGGCGTTCCATCAACTGGTGAGCGACACGCATGCCGCGTTTAACGACGACCCCTTCACGCTTGAGGATCACCTAACGTAGCGCCGCTCTCCCCTTACGTTTTGTTCTCATGATGCCCTCCGTATCTGTATCACCTACAGCGCCCTTTGCCCCGAAGGGTCTTACCAACCGCAGCCACCCGGTACCGGTGTTGGCAGAAACCGCCCATCGCTCCGCCGCCTCAAGGGCCACG comes from Salisaeta longa DSM 21114 and encodes:
- a CDS encoding YbaB/EbfC family nucleoid-associated protein; amino-acid sequence: MSKMFGQMMDMQKKMSEAKESLGKKTTTAEAGGGMVKVTANGNQEVTAIEIDPDAVDPDDLELLEDLIIAGVNKALEEAGDLAQEEMKKSMGNMLPPGMDLSQLGL
- the recR gene encoding recombination mediator RecR, yielding MQFTSESVEALVEQFTKLPTIGQKTARRLANYVLKMPDDEVAAIAQALLDVKERVQRCSRCYVVADADPCPICQSEERDRTTICVVEESSDLLAIERTGEYRGLYHVLGGVISPLDGIGPDDLRIRELAQRLDPSFGNGTAEEEAPAPEDLAIQELILAVNPNVEGDTTAYYITQLLESFDVRITRIARGLPIGGDLEYADEATLSRALEGRGHV
- a CDS encoding saccharopine dehydrogenase family protein encodes the protein MKITVIGAGSIGAAVTRHLCAHTDDVSQVQVCDTHASSLQKLHDQTDAPVLRSFQADARDTNVIDQIIRGSDCVISCVPPELNPELAELCVHLGINFCDLGGNDQIVNRELALDEQAREKSIWVVPNCGLAPGLINVLCMRGLAQFDTPQAAHLRVGDVPLEPQPPFNFRISWSAQRILDDYTNPAQHLRGGTLTTVDALSGAEDITFDPPFEGMQAFCTQGGLSTLAESLAGTIETFDHKTIRWPGHLSQMQFVLGLGLAEDRKIGVQTHLTYRDVLVRKMRDRLGGVYKDAVLLRVVLHGEKDGAPHTLVYEMAERFNDDTHETAMMRSTAIPAIASALLIARRDGAVTGGGAGVLEDVVPLDAFYDMVCEQGLGITERWHEGFVDVATARPMEQA
- a CDS encoding mechanosensitive ion channel family protein: MDLSTLPLNATLIYRLVVTAAVLGAAYGLIRLGHRLIKRYVHDATHRYQAAKWVRRGTVLLAAVFTIALWSPSASGVFTLLTIIGAGLAVALRDVLLSLVGGVRLSWHVPFAHGDRIEVNGVRGDVVDIGPLQTAVMEVGEWVAADQSTGRIVHIPNSWLFVHAVKNYTDGFDFIWNEVSVVVTFQSDWRAARGIVEEVAEELLPDVTREAREQLQAVTRDYLVRYRVLTPYVYVDMVDHGVRLTLRHLTHTRGRRNLRHGLTIELLERFETHPNIAIAYPTYTVHGANPHSASPDRRPLPPM
- a CDS encoding response regulator transcription factor, translated to MNAPSQHPHDFSASTPDERVRVFIVDDHPAIREALASTITRTLNFRLIGEAGSAQTALELLRRRPPDVVIVDLSLSDGHGFDLIETLRNEMPDVQALVFSMYDETVYAERAIRAGAAGYVMKNAPTQDVIQAIETVMQGEVYLSRRMSSRILNKVIHQKDYTLGAATERLTDREMTVFQMLGAGHNVTDIADQLDLSRKTIETYRRRAKEKLGFDTVSELLQYAVQWTYGREASSSSTETHP
- a CDS encoding glycosyltransferase family 4 protein codes for the protein MGFVHDWLPVYAGAERVLEQMLVSFPSAELYSLIDFLPPDQRDFLQGKSVHTSFVQHLPFARSKYRYYLPLAPLAIEQFDLRAHDVIVSSSYAVAKGILTQSDQLHISYVHSPMRYAWDLHHDYLKQNNLTSGLRGWVARALLHYMRLFDACSAPRVDLFVANSQHVARRIWKTYRRRAPVLYPPVDVDAFSLQTDKDEYYLTLSRLVPYKRIDLIVEAFAAMPEKELIVIGDGPEAQQLRQLAGPNVSFLGYQPNEAVQYYMQHARAFVFAAEEDFGIVPVEAQACGTPVIAYGRGGARETVVPGETGVWFDRQTTEALCEAVRTFEKRRASFVPERIRAHAEQFSVPRFRQAFHQLVSDTHAAFNDDPFTLEDHLT